A region of Microbacterium suwonense DNA encodes the following proteins:
- a CDS encoding tyrosine-type recombinase/integrase, with amino-acid sequence MTARKTGLTRRNPSEFGTVEVRGERFRALYRVKGKTFRAPKTFDTRPAARAWLADQEKSLRGGTWIDPRLGAETVGGYAEDWLTSRTDLAPRTIEFYRGALDRYIIPKLGSVALSALTPAKVNAWRAECLRDAAQRHAEPEPSKENPARAWAITNGVQIAATGRIPRSVREAWEAAGSPLPDAETRANRGDGSAAVAAAYRALKTILATAERDDIIAKNPCRLRNASATPVKDRSPATPEQVRMLADAMPERYAAAVTLAAWSGLRSGELRALARRHIDLEEGTVRVERAVVEVGGNAATFGPTKTAGSRRTVALPAFVVDELRVHLEHHVDQNADALVFGTATGAILTRHWLGDMFRRVRQTVGLPALRWHDLRHTGASLAYSVGASVPDVQKRLGHTTMRAASIYAHSYEETDKKIANRLSAVFGSV; translated from the coding sequence ATGACTGCGAGGAAGACGGGGCTTACCCGTCGCAATCCTTCCGAGTTCGGCACTGTCGAGGTACGCGGCGAGCGCTTCAGGGCGCTCTATCGCGTGAAGGGGAAGACGTTCCGTGCGCCGAAGACCTTCGACACCCGACCGGCCGCGCGCGCGTGGCTTGCCGATCAAGAGAAGTCACTGCGCGGCGGAACCTGGATCGATCCGCGACTCGGCGCAGAAACCGTCGGCGGATACGCAGAGGATTGGCTGACCTCCAGAACGGATCTCGCCCCGCGAACCATCGAGTTCTACCGGGGCGCACTGGATCGCTACATCATCCCCAAGCTGGGCAGTGTCGCGCTGTCTGCGCTCACTCCGGCGAAGGTGAACGCGTGGCGTGCGGAGTGTCTCAGAGACGCAGCACAGCGGCACGCCGAGCCTGAGCCGTCGAAAGAGAACCCGGCCCGAGCGTGGGCAATCACCAACGGCGTCCAGATCGCCGCTACCGGGCGCATTCCTCGGTCGGTGCGCGAGGCATGGGAAGCGGCAGGGTCACCCCTGCCCGACGCTGAGACACGCGCAAACCGTGGCGATGGGTCCGCGGCTGTCGCCGCCGCATACAGGGCGCTGAAGACGATCCTGGCGACGGCAGAGCGAGACGACATCATCGCAAAGAATCCCTGCCGACTCCGCAATGCAAGCGCCACGCCGGTCAAGGATCGGTCGCCAGCGACACCGGAGCAAGTGCGGATGCTCGCCGATGCTATGCCAGAGCGTTACGCGGCGGCGGTAACTTTGGCGGCATGGTCGGGTCTTCGATCAGGAGAGCTTCGCGCACTGGCACGTCGACACATCGACCTTGAAGAGGGGACTGTGCGCGTCGAGCGGGCAGTGGTCGAAGTCGGCGGCAATGCCGCGACGTTCGGGCCGACGAAAACGGCAGGGTCTCGCCGGACTGTGGCGCTCCCCGCGTTTGTGGTCGACGAACTCCGTGTTCATCTCGAGCACCACGTCGACCAGAATGCGGACGCACTGGTGTTCGGCACCGCGACAGGGGCGATTCTGACGCGCCATTGGCTCGGAGACATGTTCCGGCGAGTGCGGCAGACAGTGGGGCTCCCTGCGCTGCGCTGGCATGATCTGAGGCATACCGGGGCGTCGCTGGCCTACTCGGTCGGCGCATCGGTGCCCGATGTGCAGAAACGGCTCGGCCACACGACGATGCGCGCGGCGTCAATCTATGCCCACAGCTACGAAGAGACCGACAAGAAGATCGCAAATCGGCTGAGTGCTGTATTCGGTTCGGTGTGA
- a CDS encoding transposase, which produces MDELGAVLDRRSFAADSGGYGQLIDWGESFGGKLTFGIEGTGSYGAGLAGAVRRRGIGTLEVMRTDRRDRRLRGKSDTIDAENAARAVLAGLATAIPKSADGTVEMIRQIKVAKDIAVKARTSAMISLKQVIVNAPDDLRQELQPLSKMALIHRCAALRPGQVTTIIASTKHTLRSIARRWEVLDAEISGHEKLLAELTAQIAPDLAKAFAVGPDTAAEMLIVAGDNPERIRSEAAFARLCGVAPIPASSGMTTRHRLNRGGHRQANAALYRVVIVRMQHHEPTKAYVARRITEGKTKSEIIRCLKRLLAREIWAAMRPIRESRPPLQIAA; this is translated from the coding sequence ATCGATGAGCTCGGCGCGGTCCTGGATCGCCGGTCTTTCGCGGCGGATTCCGGTGGATACGGTCAGCTGATCGACTGGGGCGAGTCGTTCGGTGGGAAGCTCACGTTCGGTATCGAAGGCACCGGTTCCTATGGCGCAGGCCTGGCCGGCGCAGTGCGCCGTCGTGGAATCGGGACGCTGGAGGTGATGAGAACGGACCGTCGCGACCGGCGGTTGCGAGGCAAGTCCGACACGATCGATGCCGAGAATGCAGCCAGGGCAGTTCTCGCGGGCCTGGCCACGGCCATCCCGAAGTCAGCTGACGGAACCGTGGAGATGATCCGTCAGATCAAGGTCGCCAAGGACATCGCCGTCAAGGCGCGAACATCCGCGATGATCAGCCTCAAGCAGGTCATCGTGAATGCCCCTGATGATCTGCGTCAGGAGCTGCAGCCGCTATCGAAGATGGCGCTCATTCACCGTTGCGCGGCGCTTCGTCCGGGCCAGGTGACCACGATCATCGCGTCGACCAAGCACACGTTGCGGTCGATCGCTCGTCGGTGGGAAGTACTGGATGCCGAGATCTCCGGGCATGAGAAGCTCCTGGCAGAGCTGACCGCGCAGATCGCTCCCGACCTCGCGAAAGCCTTTGCGGTCGGTCCTGACACCGCGGCCGAGATGCTGATCGTCGCCGGCGACAATCCGGAACGGATCCGTTCGGAGGCCGCGTTCGCCAGGCTCTGCGGTGTCGCCCCGATCCCCGCATCGTCGGGGATGACCACCCGACACCGGCTCAATCGGGGCGGTCACCGGCAAGCGAACGCCGCGCTCTACCGTGTCGTCATCGTTCGCATGCAGCACCACGAACCCACCAAGGCTTACGTCGCCCGCCGGATCACCGAAGGAAAGACGAAGTCTGAGATCATCCGGTGTCTGAAACGACTCCTCGCCCGCGAAATCTGGGCCGCGATGCGCCCCATCCGCGAATCCCGACCACCTCTCCAAATCGCGGCTTGA
- the rsfS gene encoding ribosome silencing factor gives MQSPENATEMLQIAADAADSKGGEDLIALNVSGPLPLVDIFLLVTGNSERNVAAIADEIEDKLLEAGHKRVRREGRAESRWVLLDFGDLIVHVFHAAERVFYGLERLWKDCPVVPIELTERVAGE, from the coding sequence ATGCAGTCCCCCGAGAACGCGACCGAGATGCTTCAGATCGCTGCAGACGCGGCGGACTCGAAGGGCGGCGAGGATCTGATCGCCCTGAACGTCTCCGGCCCGCTGCCGCTGGTCGACATCTTCCTGCTCGTCACAGGAAACAGCGAGCGCAACGTCGCAGCCATCGCCGATGAGATCGAGGACAAGCTGCTCGAGGCCGGCCACAAGCGGGTGCGCAGGGAAGGCCGCGCCGAATCGCGCTGGGTGCTGCTGGACTTCGGCGACCTGATCGTGCACGTCTTCCACGCCGCGGAGCGCGTCTTCTACGGTCTGGAGAGGCTCTGGAAAGACTGCCCGGTGGTTCCGATCGAACTCACGGAGCGTGTGGCGGGCGAGTAG
- a CDS encoding helix-turn-helix domain-containing protein encodes MPQISDLRTFTVKETAAQLGLSVQSTYRAIYNAGLPVIRIGSAVRVRERDLLEWLDSRTEVAA; translated from the coding sequence ATGCCTCAAATATCCGACCTTCGAACATTCACCGTCAAGGAAACCGCCGCACAACTCGGTTTGTCGGTGCAATCCACCTACCGCGCGATCTACAACGCCGGTCTGCCCGTCATCCGAATCGGCTCCGCGGTTCGCGTACGTGAGCGCGATTTGCTCGAGTGGCTGGACTCGCGGACGGAGGTCGCCGCGTGA
- the nadD gene encoding nicotinate-nucleotide adenylyltransferase yields the protein MRESTARAPRVGVMGGTFDPIHHGHLVAASEVAHSFGLDEVVFVPTGEPWQKQHVSPSEHRYLMTVIATASNPDFTTSRVDIDRDGPTYTIDTLRDLKRERPDAELFFITGADAVAQILSWRDHDELWDLAHFVAVSRPGHVLSTDGLPTANVSQLEVPALSISSTACRERVSDGQPVWYLVPDGVVQYIAKHHLYRSKA from the coding sequence ATGCGGGAATCCACAGCTCGAGCACCACGTGTCGGCGTGATGGGCGGTACTTTCGACCCCATTCATCACGGTCACCTGGTGGCGGCGAGTGAAGTGGCGCACTCCTTCGGCCTGGACGAGGTGGTGTTCGTTCCCACCGGTGAGCCGTGGCAGAAGCAGCACGTCTCGCCCAGTGAGCACCGCTATCTGATGACCGTGATCGCCACGGCGTCCAACCCCGATTTCACGACGAGCCGAGTCGACATCGACCGCGACGGGCCGACCTACACGATCGACACGCTGCGCGACCTGAAGCGCGAGCGTCCCGACGCAGAGCTGTTCTTCATCACGGGTGCGGATGCCGTGGCGCAGATTCTCAGTTGGAGGGACCATGATGAACTGTGGGATCTCGCCCATTTCGTCGCGGTCTCCCGACCCGGCCATGTGCTCAGCACCGACGGACTGCCCACGGCGAATGTGAGCCAGCTGGAGGTTCCGGCGCTGAGTATCTCGTCGACCGCATGTCGCGAGCGGGTCTCCGACGGGCAGCCCGTCTGGTATCTGGTGCCGGACGGCGTCGTCCAGTACATCGCAAAGCATCATCTGTATCGGAGCAAGGCATGA